The Klebsiella sp. RHBSTW-00484 genome includes a window with the following:
- a CDS encoding ABC transporter ATP-binding protein — MKPLIQVQAVSQRFNTASGEFLALQNVSFDIYEGETISLIGHSGCGKSTLLNLIAGITLPTEGGLLCDNREIAGPGPERAVVFQNHSLLPWLTCFDNVALAVDQVFRRSMSKAERKEWIEHNLERVQMGHALHKRPGEISGGMKQRVGIARALAMKPKVLLLDEPFGALDALTRAHLQDAVMQIQQSLNTTIVVITHDVDEAVLLSDRVLMMTNGPAATVGEILDVNLPHPRNRVQLADDSRYHHLRQQILHFLYEKQPKAA, encoded by the coding sequence ATGAAACCATTAATTCAGGTCCAGGCCGTCAGCCAGCGCTTTAACACCGCCAGCGGCGAATTCCTCGCATTACAGAATGTCTCCTTCGACATCTACGAAGGAGAGACCATTAGCCTGATTGGCCACTCCGGCTGCGGCAAGTCAACCCTGCTCAACCTGATCGCTGGCATAACCCTGCCGACGGAAGGCGGGCTGCTGTGTGATAACCGTGAAATCGCCGGGCCGGGGCCGGAACGCGCGGTGGTGTTCCAGAACCACTCCCTGCTGCCGTGGTTAACCTGCTTCGATAACGTCGCGCTGGCGGTGGATCAGGTCTTTCGTCGCAGCATGAGCAAAGCCGAACGCAAAGAGTGGATTGAGCACAACCTTGAGCGCGTGCAGATGGGGCACGCCCTGCATAAGCGTCCGGGGGAAATTTCCGGCGGCATGAAGCAGCGCGTCGGCATCGCCCGGGCGCTGGCAATGAAACCGAAAGTGCTGCTGCTGGATGAGCCCTTTGGCGCGCTCGATGCCCTGACCCGGGCGCATTTACAGGATGCGGTAATGCAGATTCAGCAGTCGCTGAACACCACCATCGTGGTGATTACCCATGATGTTGATGAAGCGGTGCTGCTTTCCGACCGGGTACTGATGATGACCAACGGCCCGGCGGCGACGGTTGGGGAGATCCTTGATGTGAACCTACCGCATCCGCGTAACCGCGTGCAGTTGGCGGACGACAGCCGCTATCACCATCTGCGCCAGCAGATCCTGCATTTCCTCTATGAAAAACAGCCGAAAGCGGCATAG